In one Candidatus Peribacter riflensis genomic region, the following are encoded:
- a CDS encoding polysaccharide pyruvyl transferase CsaB, with translation MHITSIFHCPKTADARECGYNLAQYNLSLIEAMLKQDPSLHIQIITSQAGRPLILRPSLASAVESGALTIRPLLKRNLLSLLSLAWRVRWSNCDVVHFQHETYHYGGPLSLYAFPFLLGWLRLWTHPVATLHHVVDPRRITTAFTAIFASRLPPVFIRWGFAVFYRLMGWMASSLIVHESCDRMILSQEYGLKDSTIVVIPHGADDHAGSPHFDRAAALAEFGAPQDAGIVYGFFSYFDLSKGIDTLIDEFLAYAKTHTRDVLIIAGTRNPYHLHHQAVTSALDALRARTEREGNGRIIWTGFLSPDRAMTFYHTVDCIIAPYRIFNGGSAAIAKSIGFRVPILLSEAFASCISNPAVIFSLQKHSLHSALTAFAESPERRAQIVEQIDTWRKERLWPSVGQRTLAQYRTLQNIHTAQILMLGAYGQYNLGDELLLASCLERLPRSLCVVASAHPSATVQTHCIRSVPSHLSFALLGAFFRAHTILVGGGDQFKLLKQTMGLSRHSLLLREAALVLAAKLLRKKVYLLGVGIGDLSTRRARFLTATILRLADQCTFRDRESARVATELAPHAHLSESADLAFLSQKTGSAVAMTAPDHPLVGIAPVFQIDHADAYPAIICALGSAAESVLHQNTETKIVFLPFQKSGQAHHDIITSGEILDHIRERQRCSIEDHLDLATVEQTYRSLGSVWGMRLHSLILACLYHVPFIALIYDVKVRKFLEEIDCAEWGIPLDASFSAEKLLALHRHMESRLPELREHLRAQAEKLSARAAINAQLLRHIAEECTGQYIPEYASPSADDVHDPFRHPTLS, from the coding sequence ATGCACATCACTTCCATCTTCCATTGCCCGAAAACTGCGGACGCGCGTGAGTGCGGCTATAACCTCGCTCAATATAACCTGAGCCTCATCGAAGCGATGCTCAAGCAGGATCCCTCTCTCCATATTCAAATCATCACTTCGCAGGCGGGCCGGCCCCTCATCCTGCGTCCTTCATTGGCCAGCGCCGTTGAGTCGGGGGCTCTGACCATCCGTCCCCTGCTCAAGCGCAATCTACTCAGTCTGCTGTCGCTCGCCTGGCGCGTACGCTGGAGTAACTGCGACGTCGTTCATTTTCAGCACGAAACCTATCACTACGGCGGACCGCTCAGTCTGTATGCGTTTCCCTTCCTCCTCGGATGGCTGCGGTTGTGGACACATCCTGTAGCGACACTGCACCATGTTGTAGACCCTCGCCGCATCACTACGGCGTTCACTGCGATTTTCGCTTCCCGTCTCCCCCCTGTCTTCATCCGCTGGGGCTTTGCAGTCTTCTACAGGCTCATGGGATGGATGGCATCTTCTCTCATCGTCCATGAGTCGTGCGATCGCATGATCCTCTCGCAAGAGTATGGGTTGAAGGACAGTACCATCGTCGTGATCCCGCATGGAGCAGACGATCATGCAGGGTCGCCCCACTTCGACAGAGCGGCGGCATTGGCGGAATTCGGTGCGCCGCAGGATGCAGGAATCGTGTACGGATTTTTCTCGTACTTCGATCTCTCTAAGGGAATCGACACTCTCATCGACGAATTCCTGGCCTATGCGAAAACACACACCCGCGATGTACTGATCATCGCAGGCACACGCAACCCCTATCACCTGCACCATCAGGCTGTCACATCTGCTCTGGATGCACTCCGGGCACGTACAGAGCGCGAAGGAAACGGCAGAATCATCTGGACAGGCTTTCTGTCGCCGGACCGTGCAATGACGTTCTATCACACTGTTGATTGCATCATCGCGCCCTACCGGATATTCAACGGCGGCAGCGCGGCGATTGCCAAGAGTATCGGGTTCCGTGTTCCCATTCTTCTCTCTGAGGCCTTTGCCTCCTGCATCTCCAACCCGGCAGTCATCTTCTCACTCCAGAAGCACTCACTCCACTCCGCCCTCACCGCCTTTGCGGAATCTCCTGAGCGCCGGGCGCAGATCGTTGAACAAATCGATACATGGCGCAAGGAACGCCTCTGGCCTTCCGTCGGGCAGAGAACACTCGCACAGTATCGGACGCTCCAGAATATCCACACTGCGCAGATTCTCATGCTCGGCGCTTACGGGCAGTACAACCTCGGCGACGAGCTCCTCCTGGCATCGTGTCTGGAACGCCTTCCACGTTCATTGTGCGTCGTTGCCTCGGCACATCCATCTGCCACTGTACAGACGCATTGCATACGTTCGGTGCCCAGCCATTTGAGCTTTGCCCTGCTCGGGGCTTTCTTCCGCGCACACACCATCCTCGTGGGGGGCGGAGACCAGTTCAAATTACTCAAGCAAACAATGGGATTGAGCCGGCACTCCCTCCTCCTGCGGGAGGCGGCCCTCGTCCTCGCGGCGAAGCTGCTGAGAAAGAAAGTGTACTTGCTGGGTGTCGGGATCGGCGATCTCTCCACACGACGTGCACGCTTTCTCACTGCAACAATTCTCAGACTCGCCGATCAATGCACATTCCGCGACCGGGAGAGCGCCAGAGTGGCGACGGAGCTCGCTCCCCATGCGCATCTCTCTGAGAGCGCGGATCTTGCTTTCCTCAGCCAAAAGACCGGGAGCGCTGTGGCAATGACCGCACCGGATCATCCCCTGGTGGGCATCGCACCCGTTTTCCAGATTGACCATGCTGATGCCTATCCCGCCATCATCTGCGCACTCGGATCCGCTGCGGAATCCGTCCTGCACCAGAACACCGAGACGAAGATTGTTTTCTTGCCCTTTCAGAAAAGCGGACAGGCACATCATGACATCATCACGAGCGGCGAGATCCTGGATCATATCCGCGAACGACAACGCTGTTCCATCGAAGATCATCTGGATCTTGCAACCGTGGAACAGACGTATCGCTCGCTCGGTTCTGTGTGGGGCATGCGCCTGCATTCGCTCATCCTCGCCTGTCTGTATCACGTGCCGTTCATCGCGCTCATCTACGACGTGAAGGTGCGCAAGTTTTTGGAAGAGATTGACTGTGCGGAATGGGGCATCCCGCTGGATGCCTCCTTCTCCGCCGAAAAGCTCCTCGCACTGCACCGGCACATGGAATCCCGCCTGCCGGAACTCCGCGAGCATTTGCGCGCACAGGCGGAAAAACTCTCTGCACGCGCGGCGATCAATGCGCAACTCCTGCGGCACATTGCGGAGGAATGTACCGGACAATATATTCCCGAGTATGCATCGCCGTCGGCTGATGATGTGCACGATCCCTTCCGCCACCCAACGCTCTCGTGA